GGCGCCTTCGCCCAGCCGGTCGGTGCGGCGCAGGGCGGCGGCCGTGGCGCCGTCGGTGCCCGGCGCGCGGCCGAGGCCGAGGTCGATCCGGCCCGGGGCCATCGCCTCCAGCGTCCCGAACTGCTCGGCGATCACCAGCGGGGCGTGGTTGGGCAGCATCACGCCGCCAGAGCCGAGGCGGATGCGGTCGGTGTGGGCGGCGAGGTGGGCGAGGATCACGGCCGGGGACGAGGAGGCCACGCCCGGCATGGAGTGGTGCTCGGCGACCCAGTAGCGGTGGAAGCCGCGCCGCTCCGCGAGACGGGCCAGGTCGACGCTGGTGCGCAGCGCGTCGGTGGCGGTGCGGCCGGCCCCTACGGTGACCAGGTCCAGTACGGAGAGGGGGACGGGGGCGCTGCCCTGTGCTGCGCCGCGTATCTCGTCTGCCGCCACGGTGGGGTGCCTCCTGCTGTGGGCCGTGTGCTGTCGTCCCGGCTCTAACAGGGGACTGTCTCCGGTTATTCCCGGCAGCTACGCCCCGGGGCGGTCAGGCGGCCTGCTCCCAGTCGCTCCGGGCGCAGTCGGGCGGGGGCGGGGAGTCGGTCTTCTCGCGAGCCCGCAGGACGATCCAGGCGAGGGCGGTCGCGCCGAAGAGCCACCACGGCAGGGTCCACACGACACCCCACCAGCCGACCCGGGGATGGACGAAGGCATCCGCGGCGGCGCTGATCATGGCCGCGGCCAGGCTCCAGCACAGCAGACGGGCGGAGAGCTGGACAGCGCTTGCGGGGGATCTGAACGGGCCCGGTGCGGCCATCGGGGAATCCTTCACGGCACGACTGGCTGCGGACGTGGCCAGTGTGCACGCGATGGACACCGGACGGGGAACGCGCTTTCGGTCAACTCAAGGGCCGCGTGATGCGGCGGAGTTGAGCATTCCTCAGCTTCCGGTGGAGTACGGGAGCGCATGTGCCCCACTTTGCCCCGAATAAGCGGTAGGACCGATTCCGGCCCGCATGGCAGGCCCGTTCGAGGGCACGGGCCCCTTCGATCGGCTGCCGGGAGGACGCCTTGGACTTCATGACGCGGCGTGCGGGGAGATGCCTGCGGGTGACATGCGCGGTCGCGGTGAGCCTGAATGCCGTCGAGGCCGTCGGGGACCCGAGCGGAGCGGCGTGGACGGCGGTCCGGCTGGCAGCGACCGGGGCCTTCGCCCTCGCTCTGGTCGCCTGGGTCGCGCTGTGGGTGCTGCGGTGGCGCCGCGTGAGGGACTGATGAGCGGGCGGACGCGCGGGACCGGCCGGCGTGACCGTCGGCGCGGTGCCTGGGCGGTGGGCGCCTTCGGGGCCGTGGTCGCCGCGCCGGGGCGCCTGCTCGACTCCGGTTTCGGCTGGGACCTCCTCCTGGCCGCGGCGGTCGGGGCCGCCACGGGCGCGGTCGTCGGCTTCGGCTTCCCCTCCGTCCTGTCCCGGCGGCGCCGGGAACGGCCCGCCGTCCCGCCGCCGCCGCATCCACCGCCCCCGCCGCCCGAGCGGAGGGCATGAGGCCGCCTCACGGAGAGGCGACGGAGGGCATGAGGCCGCGTCACAGGGAGGCGACGGAGCGTATGAGGCCGCCTCACCGAAACGCGGGGCTCACGCCTGGATGATCGGCTCCCGGGTGAACAGCGCCCCCAGTTCCGGTGCGTTGACCCGGCGGTCGGCCAGGCGCAGGGCCTCCCAGACCGTGACCTGGTTGGCGGTGAGGACCGGCTTGCCGAGTTCCTTCTCCAGGGCCGGGATGTGCGCGGCCGTGTGCAGGGCCGTGTCGGGCAGGAGGAGGGCCTCGGCGTCGGGGTGGTCGGAGTTCCGGGCCAGTTCGAGGAGTTCCGCCTCGCCCCAGGTGCCGACCTCGGCCGCCGTGATGATGCCGGAGCTGCTGACCGACACGACGTCGACGCCGTCCGCGCGGAGGAACTGCGCGAAGAGCTGCGCCACGTCCTCCGGGTACGTCGCCCCGATCGCGACCCGCCGCACCCCCAGCTCCCGTACCGCGTGCACGAACGCGAAGGACGTCGAGGAGGCCGGCATGCCCGCCGTCTGGGCCAGCGCGCGCACCTGTTCCTGCGCGCCGTCCCAGCCGTAGACGAAGCTGCCGCTCGTGCAGGCCCACACCACGGCGTCCGCGCCGGCGTGCCGCAGCTCCTGGACGCCGGCCGCGAGCCGCCCGGCCGCGCCCATCTCCAGCAGCGCGTCCACCCGGTGCGCGTCCTCACCGATGTCGGTGTGCACCAGGTCCACCCGGATGTCGCTGCCCAGCAACTGCTCGATGCGCGGATAGTCGTCCTCGGCGGAGTGGCCCGGGTAGAGGAATCCCAGTGCTGTCATGTCCAGCCTTCCTGCTGCTGCTCTTCTTCCGGCACGACGGGACCGGGGTCCGCCCCCGGCGGTACGGGGCCGGACCGCGCCGCCGGATTGATCAGCGCTTGATACGGCCCCACGGCACGGGTACCCAGTCGGCGCAGCGCCGCCCACATCGTCACTTGGTTGGCCGAGATCACCGGGATGCGCAGCTCCGCCTCCAACTGGGGGATCACGTCGTAGGTGGGCAGGTTGGTGCAGCTGATGAACAGCGCGTCGGCGTCGCCGCGGACGGCCTGGCGGGCCATGTCCACGACCTCCCGGTAGGGCACCTTCCAGATGTGCCGGGTCAGGCCCATGAAGGCGCAGCCGGAGATCGCGACGCCGGCCTGGGCGACGTAGGCCTCCAGGGCCTGCGTGACCGAGACCGTGTACGGCGTGACCAGCGCGACCCGCCGGACGTCCAGCTCCACCAGGGCTTCCAGCAGGGCGCCGGAGGTGGTGATCGCCGGGACGGCACCGGCCCGGCTCATCGCCTCGCACATCGCCCGCTCGC
This genomic stretch from Streptomyces sp. Go-475 harbors:
- a CDS encoding aspartate/glutamate racemase family protein, which encodes MTALGFLYPGHSAEDDYPRIEQLLGSDIRVDLVHTDIGEDAHRVDALLEMGAAGRLAAGVQELRHAGADAVVWACTSGSFVYGWDGAQEQVRALAQTAGMPASSTSFAFVHAVRELGVRRVAIGATYPEDVAQLFAQFLRADGVDVVSVSSSGIITAAEVGTWGEAELLELARNSDHPDAEALLLPDTALHTAAHIPALEKELGKPVLTANQVTVWEALRLADRRVNAPELGALFTREPIIQA
- a CDS encoding aspartate/glutamate racemase family protein codes for the protein MDVSFLGGPSPQRGVGVVAPFDFALDRELWRWVPDGVSLHMTRTPYVPVEVSLDLARLVSEHETLSEAVRTLNAIAPEVIAYACTSGSFVGGVMGERAMCEAMSRAGAVPAITTSGALLEALVELDVRRVALVTPYTVSVTQALEAYVAQAGVAISGCAFMGLTRHIWKVPYREVVDMARQAVRGDADALFISCTNLPTYDVIPQLEAELRIPVISANQVTMWAALRRLGTRAVGPYQALINPAARSGPVPPGADPGPVVPEEEQQQEGWT